AAATTTggtcaatgggtttttttgcATGATGAAAACTAACAGCCCAGCATTTCAAACACAGATGGTTTAAAAAGATGAGTTTCAGTATATGGAAAATTAAAAGCATTAAAGCCCCATCATAAAAAAGTCTGACTTTGGCATGTTCTAGTGGtactaacaaaaaaaagacactgttaCCGAGGGGTGTCTCAACATCTTAATGCTGTATATCCACCATCAAGCTCAAATGTTCCTCTCTCAGCCGTATGGTTTTCCCAAAGCCTTCCACAGGCATTAATCAGCATCCCAAATCACCCAGTATCCACTCTGTTATCAGCTGGATGCAAAGAGTTGGGAAAATCCCCCTGATTCCAGgaagtgatgtgtgtgtgggggggtgttATCAGTCTGATGTGGGTACAGTGACTCCTCCGCTATGGACATTTCCCTCCCTCCACCACGACAAACACCAATACGCTGTGATAGGTGGataaaacataacataacatccTCAATAGCAGCACATCTGGGAAAATATACACTTTTATGATCTGATTAAAGTGATCCATCGATATAAACATCAAACTGTCTGAAAATATAGAGAATACTTTGATAAATGTGTTCAATGtttattactgtttattgttCTATGAATTCATGACCTATTTGGCCACAAAACCCAAAAACCACGATGGCTACAATGATGCCTTTTTCACTGCAGGAAGCTCGGAAAACATAACACAACATCTAAATATTGTCACATGAcaggttttgtttgtgtttccataAATGTGGGCAGAAGGTGACATTAAATTAAAGTTCCAGGTACTTTCAGGAGGTGGTAGCAGTGCTGTCGGTCCTGATGTGAAACACCAACACAGCTGAACAGCgcaggaaaaaaatattaagatgAAATTTAACTTGTCACGATAAGTACTTTTGTTGGGTGATACATTTTCCCAGAAATAATTGTGATAAACgatgttgttgtcattttaagaCCCTATCAAGACACCTTTTCACCAAATttaggacaggtttttttttttttttagacaaatcatgttttaactTATTTAAGCATCGCAGGTAAGTGGTATATATGTGCAGAGATGAGTGTTATGTatgaatatggttattagagtgagttaagttgatctacattttgccaaaaggtacagtttttaaaagatttgtaacgttagaaatgtggacttttacaaAGAAAGGCTTGACTCCTtttcacaaaataaattaaaagatgtataaatgaaataagtTAAAATTCTTGTAGcagttaagacctcacaaattcaaatttaagactatttaatgacttttaagggctcattgttttaaaattgaatttaagacattttaagacttgttAAGGACCCAACACCCTGATAATAACACAAATACACCCTTTCAAGGAACAATGAACTTTCAAGAAGAATATTCAAACACTGGAATTGAAATATGAACAAATATTAAACCTATTTTTAAAGAAGTATCTAACACCTGTTAATGTGAGAAAGTATATATCAAACTGTAGTACCTCTAGAGGAGAAGCCCAAAATTACTCAGCTTGAGACTTAATACAAATTTTGGCCGACAAAACCAAAACTAAGTGATGCCTCTTGCGACTAATAGACAAGTTTAGCAAAGCTTTGGGGACACTGCAGTTACCTCCATAATCCAGGCTGTTTACTGGTGGATTTACGGAGTGGAGGATGAAGTTGTTGGAGGGTAAAAATACAAACGACTGACATTTTGGCTTGTTACCAGGGGTCAGCAAGCTAACGACTATCACGACTGTCTTTCActccaaaagtgcagctgcaggctaccagTAAACTCCACTGTGTTGTATTTGAAGTGtccttttatttttctgtgaacTGCAAAAGTTGGCTGgggtaaaagggaaaaaaaaggaagaatcGCTGCGCCCAAGGGTTATGATGGTTTATGTTGTTTATTCAGGCATCACACTggctaaaacagtggttcccaactggtgggtcacagtccaaaagtgggtcgcaggtccattctgaatggacagcATGTGGCTCAAGAAAGTGTCAAGTTTgtacaaaaaacacactttattttgaagtacagtgaatttgcagcacagtgcttttattttgaagggctaTGTCTCCtcctgtagagtgagtgactaacagacagctacttagcagagacagtaaactagcttgatggccaaacgcaagttgttgaatatattaaactgtgtggacttaaaataatgactaaagagaaatctggaccccgtacATGGAccacttgggaaccactgtgaTAAAATATTGGTGATGTTCTCAAGTAAACACAACGGACAATACTGAGGTCAGCAAAATGATCAATGTCAAGTCCATAAACTGTACGGTAAGTAGATTTTGTCAGGCTTAGAGGAAGGGTGGGGAGAGACAGCAtgaacgtaaaaaaaaaaaaacgtaaatgATTTCAGAGGCACTGGATAATTTACACAATATTATCATATGTGTATTATtaagtttttcattagtttttgcagatgaaccccctccagataaGTGTTGTCAGGGTACCAATATTGGGACCctctgtacgataccaatgaaaatatcatggttctgagtagtatcacgataccacagtgaaaatgaggcagatgtgccttttgtcatttataaaaaaataaatcacttatctataatacatcaatgatatttcaatggaataaattacttattgacttattcatacttcaaaaacagcatcaatgagtgatgaacataggggggatcaaaataaaataaataaataaaataagaatcaaccagccaccctcctcccctgacaagtaaagaacagtcccttcataagtaaagaacagtcccttcataagtaatgaacagtccctaaagcgcggtgaggtttgtgggccgtgaacggctcctttctcctctgacacgtcacatacctgtgttcggctggctcggctgttcaggtacttttgggcagtcatgacgccaagaagaggatattattggagccgacttgtCCGTCGCcagtaagccgatggccgccgtatttgacaggaatatattactgtctgtgtctgtgacccccgttcaacccacaatcggtgggattcgcctttcgtttctgctgctggttgaaatctgtaggctgctcgcacagcgtgctgaatgatttattttgctagcacaaaactatttttagtcgcaaatgcgagtgcggtgacggacggatcgccacactgccaacattttactccgcccgtcacggcacactgtttgattgcgttatcaaaacacgccactattattcggccttgcttttaacttattccaccaaataccgaatgtgtgttttcttgcaatattcggccgaatatatttggTTACTGAATATTCGGCGCATCCCTAATTATTAACATgatatttcacatttaaatatcACCATTATCGTCAATACCAGTATGTTAAAACACCCCCAGTTCCCCACAGCCAGAGAATAGGAATTATGCAGCTAATACAATCATTGTAGCCTCAGGCAGACAGGCTGCCAGAGTCATCACTGCACGCTCTACAGGAGGCAGCATTGTGCCTTTTTAATGATTCATGGAGTCTGCAGATCACAAAGCTGGAGTTTAATGGCAAAGATGACACAAATATCTATGTGACACTTTCTCTGGGTGGAGTATGTCTGAGATTTTGCTTGAAGTTGTAATCTCTGTATGAGCGCAGTTGTGCATGGTGCAGTCTTTGACATGTGCAGCGGTTAAAAGGAGCTGTGCGCCTGTCATACTGTGGGACAAGCCTTTCATGGCATATGAGTTAATCCAGGAGGCAGAGGTGTAATCAATAACCCAGCAGATATGTGATCTGGCTGAGGGTTTGGAGTCTCTGAAAGGGCTTGTCTGAATCAGTGCACAGCTCTTTGATATCTTTGATATAAAGTGCAGGGGGCAGCGGAGGAATGCAGCCATTGTTCCCTGTAAATCATAATGCTTCAGGTAATGTGCTCTCCTGTTCCTCCACCCTGGGATTGTTCTCTGACTGAACAGTAGTCATTAGAACCTTGTGCTGGCAAGCAGCCCTCTTTCACTCTTTACATTTCTCgactttttcctcctctcatcttACAATAAAAGGCTCCATCACTTTTTGTCCTAAACTTGGGATACTTTTCGACACCCCATCCATACTCACAGATTTCTTTTCACTAGTGCGGTGCCGGTTTAAAACATGCCTGCCCTGAACGGTCAGATTGAGCTTCTCGAAAACCATTCATCCAAACAACTTCACACCACAACAATGCATGAGTGTACATGTCAtctgctaacagctagctaTCTGGGGACCAGGCAGTTTGTGGGACAAAAACATTAATACCAGCCATAGACTGAACATAAAGATTGACGCCATGACAGCTGcccaaaagtgaagccgaaACATCTCGACCGCcacctggtggctggctgcagtacaggtcatgtACTGGTCATGTGAACTCCGTCACATGAAAACCCGTAAGCGCCAGCTTGAAAGACTTTACAAGAAAACCAGCCTCACAGGCCATCTCCATGCCTATACAGAccacctttcaaactacaaagacGCCCTCACTGCCACCTGGTCCAACTACTACTCACAACTCATTCACTCTGGCTCCAATAACCCCAAGACTCTCTTTTCCACCGTCAATGAACTCCTCAAACCCTGTGACAACACCCTCTCTGGCATGACAACTGACAAATGCAACTCCTTCCTGGCATTTTTTCAATCAAAGATCGAAACCATCTACACCGCTGTCACACTTCACCCCTGTCTCCCCCCTGGATCTCCTCCCCATCATCTCCAAGATGAAAAGCTCCACTTCCGTCCTGGACCCCATACCATCCTCCATTATCAAAGCCTGCCTCCCAACTATCTCCCCACTCATCATTACAATCATTAACTCCTCCCTCACCTCTGGCTCTATCCCTAAATCCCTGAAACTGGCCGCTGTCACCCCCCATCCTCAAAAAACCCGGCCTGGACCCTGACGTCATCTCAAATTTCCGCCCCATCTCGAAacttccctttctgtcaaaaattCTGGAACGTGTTGTCACCTCCCAAATCAAAACCCACCTCCGCTCTCATGAACTATATGAACCATTTCAATCCGGATTCTGCCCTCAACACAGTACCGAAATCTCCCTCCTCAAAATCACTAacgacctcctcctctctgccgaCTCTGGCCACCTCAACATACTCATCCTCCTCGACCTCACTGCTGCCTTTGACACCATCAACCACACCACTCTGCTGTCCCGCCTACAAACTTCCCTCAACATCACTGGCTCTGCTCTCTCCTGGCTCAAATCATACCTCACCGACAGACATCAGTTCATCCATGTCAACAACTGCACCTCTGCCACCGTCCCCCTGCTTCAAGGTGTCCCTCAGGGCtcggtgcttggtcctctcCTTTTCATCATCTACCTACTCCCCCTTGGTTCCATCATCCGTCGTCATGgtctccatttccactgctaCGCTGATGACATCCAAATCTACATATCCACAAAATCCATCACCCCGGCCACCCGCTCTACCCTCACCAACTGTCTGACTGAACTCCAATCATGGCTGCAGGCCAACTTCCTCAAactcaactgtgacaaatctGAAATAATACTCATCGGCCCAAAATCCTTCtctacagcaacacaaaacttcaccctcagcattgacaacaccaccctctctccctccccattcATCCGCAACCTTGGTATCATCTTTGACAATAACCTCTCATTTGAACATCACATCAGCCGCCTCGCCCAAACTGCCTTCTTTCACCTTAGAAATATTGCTCGTCTCCGTCCATTACTCTCGTTCTCTGCCACTGAAACtctcatccatgctttcatcacctcaagactggactactgcaacagcatcctctacggctcatcatccaaagtcctcaacaaacttcagtacatccaaaactctgctgccCGCCTCCTCACCCACACCAGCTCCCGTGAACATATAACCCCTGTCCTGCAAAACCTACACTGGATCCCTGTCCCGTACAGAATCAGTTTcaagatcctcctcctcacccacaaagtcctccacagccaggccccctcctacctcacggacatgctccaccaccacactcGATCATccgacaaaaacctcctctctcctccacacaggACCAAGCTCCGAACCTGGggtgacagagccttctccatagccgccccctccctctggaacaccctccctatacacatccgtgactgtccaaatccatccaccttcaaatcactcttcaaaacccaccttttcaaatccgtttttaacctttaacattagcttttcatTCTCGGTTCCTCAtgtgccctccttttctttgtttttgcactatgcttttgcaccttgttgttttatattgtccttgtcttctgtttatctctttgcacttacatgtatgtacttcttttctttggttttaaatgtaaagcgtctttgagagctgtaaaagcgctgtataaataaaatgtattatcattattattattattataaaccaaaaatcaaagtacacattaaatacttttttccaagacggtttctgtcatttaaagTAGTTTTTATCAGCAACTAGTTAAGAATGATAACTAGTTGCTGAATTGATTTAACCTGGTGGGAACAGTGATGATATGTCAGGTTGTACGACATGCTTGTGTGATGAgtgatgtgactgtgtgagaCTCACTTGTGACCTCCTGTAGGAAGTCCAGGCAGGGCCGGCTGATTCCAGACATGCTAACAGACACAGCTACCGGCGTCTGGCCCTCGTAGTTCCTGGTGTTGGTATCAGCTCCGTACGCATAGAGCATCTGGGCGCACAACACATCATCCCTGAGGGCAGACAGGTGCAGGGGCGTCTGACCGTCCTCAAGACGTCCAAGATTAGTGTCCGCCCCCCTCTGCAGGAACATGCGGCAGTACGAGTGATTGCCTTTTATGACGGCATACCGCAACAGGAAGCCATTTTGAATGTCAATGTTGGCACTGTGGTCCAGGAGGATCCGTACGCAGCTGGAACGCTCCCGAATGATGGCCAGCTGTAGTGGTGTGGTCCCTTTGTCACTCAGCGGGTCCACCTCGGCCCTGAATTCGAGGAGGAGACGTACAAACGAGTCTCGGCCGTAGTGGGCGGCCACGTGCAGTGGCGTCCAGCCATCGTTGCTTTTTGCATTTATAATGTCACTGCGATACTCCGATTCCAGCATCAGCCGGGCGATGCGGGCTCTGCCATGCATAGCAGCGTAGTGAAGAGCTGTGAAGCCACCAATAAAGTCCTTCACTGTGGGATCGGCTGGACAGAGGAGAGTGGAAAGagtggaaaggagaggaaagttAATACAGCAGGAGATGTGCTTTGTGCTGTGGGTGACATGAATGGTGATCAGCGGGGACTCTACGGTCCATCTAAACTTTAATCTGTCACAAAAAACATCTTCACACGTTCACCTGAATT
The Epinephelus lanceolatus isolate andai-2023 chromosome 2, ASM4190304v1, whole genome shotgun sequence DNA segment above includes these coding regions:
- the asb7 gene encoding ankyrin repeat and SOCS box protein 7 isoform X1 yields the protein MTKRSPSLQLVKRMLNHHCRRNPELHEELQIQAAVAAGDVCTVRRMLEQGYSPKIRDANGWTLLHFSAAKGKERCVRVFLEHGADPTVKDFIGGFTALHYAAMHGRARIARLMLESEYRSDIINAKSNDGWTPLHVAAHYGRDSFVRLLLEFRAEVDPLSDKGTTPLQLAIIRERSSCVRILLDHSANIDIQNGFLLRYAVIKGNHSYCRMFLQRGADTNLGRLEDGQTPLHLSALRDDVLCAQMLYAYGADTNTRNYEGQTPVAVSVSMSGISRPCLDFLQEVTRQPRTLQDLCRIKIRNCIGLQSLKLLEDLPIAKVMKDYLKHKFDNV
- the asb7 gene encoding ankyrin repeat and SOCS box protein 7 isoform X2; the encoded protein is MNIPIPKCDRMLNHHCRRNPELHEELQIQAAVAAGDVCTVRRMLEQGYSPKIRDANGWTLLHFSAAKGKERCVRVFLEHGADPTVKDFIGGFTALHYAAMHGRARIARLMLESEYRSDIINAKSNDGWTPLHVAAHYGRDSFVRLLLEFRAEVDPLSDKGTTPLQLAIIRERSSCVRILLDHSANIDIQNGFLLRYAVIKGNHSYCRMFLQRGADTNLGRLEDGQTPLHLSALRDDVLCAQMLYAYGADTNTRNYEGQTPVAVSVSMSGISRPCLDFLQEVTRQPRTLQDLCRIKIRNCIGLQSLKLLEDLPIAKVMKDYLKHKFDNV